Proteins encoded in a region of the Naumannella halotolerans genome:
- a CDS encoding FtsK/SpoIIIE domain-containing protein produces the protein MMRSLWWYPWRALRELGWWLMRLFRLVGRHPFRTLVLGLVVGWFAWGRDDWRPMILVTIVLLGFGLWARLAPAPFDRWVSMPLFRYRKKRFVRRSWGRVLTGSGLVQREYAEQEKGRVTVVPSLRRLQWRQGRLIAVPGILFGQTVEDYQAAAEKIRTAFNARRLLVVPNANDTACELVMLFGDALAAPFQAPMPELSSVQTDKVLVGRTEEDAPWSLPLISTVLAGSSGSGKGSVMWAIVLALGPAVRIGLVELLGIDLKGGVEMKMAPKLFTRLATTAEEAVQLLEETVISMQRRLDEMGGVTRLHEPKVGAPAVVVVIDELAALTSYITDRDLKKRGEAALALILTMGRAPGFHVLAFVQDPRKEVLGMRQHFKQLFGLRLAEKEEVAMVLGEGAVARGAACHKIPPGKPGTGYVRGENGMITRVRAGFVTDAMLRQANELFRAPRQIPIIPPGPEVENPKPNRRPRKPRRKADEDQDETPLKNPGDCENPDDGEHPGRKPRRRRRPRNTGQDNPEESS, from the coding sequence ATGATGCGCTCGCTGTGGTGGTATCCGTGGCGGGCGCTGCGGGAGTTGGGGTGGTGGTTGATGCGGCTGTTCCGGTTGGTCGGTCGCCACCCTTTCCGCACTCTCGTTCTCGGCCTGGTGGTGGGGTGGTTCGCGTGGGGGCGTGATGACTGGCGACCGATGATCTTGGTCACGATCGTGCTGCTCGGCTTCGGGTTGTGGGCACGCCTGGCTCCGGCGCCCTTCGACCGATGGGTATCGATGCCGTTGTTCCGCTATCGAAAGAAGCGGTTCGTTCGTCGCTCCTGGGGTCGGGTGCTGACTGGGTCTGGTCTGGTTCAGCGCGAGTATGCCGAGCAGGAGAAGGGCCGGGTGACGGTGGTGCCTTCGCTGCGGCGACTTCAGTGGCGCCAGGGTCGGTTGATCGCCGTTCCGGGGATCTTGTTCGGCCAGACGGTAGAGGACTATCAGGCTGCTGCCGAGAAGATCCGGACCGCTTTCAACGCACGCCGGCTGTTGGTGGTTCCGAACGCGAATGACACCGCGTGTGAGCTGGTGATGCTGTTCGGTGATGCGTTGGCGGCACCGTTCCAGGCACCGATGCCGGAGTTGTCATCGGTGCAGACCGACAAGGTGCTGGTGGGTCGGACCGAGGAGGACGCACCGTGGTCACTGCCGTTGATCTCGACCGTGCTGGCTGGGTCCAGTGGCTCGGGTAAGGGGTCGGTGATGTGGGCGATCGTGCTCGCTCTTGGTCCGGCGGTGCGGATCGGGCTGGTCGAGCTGTTGGGGATCGATCTCAAGGGCGGTGTGGAGATGAAGATGGCGCCCAAGCTGTTCACTCGCCTAGCGACGACGGCCGAGGAGGCGGTACAGCTCCTCGAAGAGACGGTGATCTCCATGCAACGCCGGCTGGACGAGATGGGCGGCGTCACACGGCTGCATGAACCAAAGGTGGGTGCGCCGGCGGTGGTTGTGGTGATCGATGAGCTCGCCGCGTTGACTTCCTACATCACGGATCGGGACTTGAAGAAGCGGGGCGAGGCCGCGTTGGCGTTGATCCTCACCATGGGTCGAGCTCCCGGGTTCCATGTGCTGGCGTTTGTTCAGGATCCTCGCAAGGAAGTTCTGGGTATGCGGCAGCACTTCAAACAGTTGTTCGGGTTGCGGCTGGCGGAGAAGGAAGAAGTGGCGATGGTGCTCGGCGAGGGTGCGGTGGCTCGTGGCGCTGCCTGTCACAAGATCCCGCCGGGGAAACCTGGCACGGGCTATGTGCGTGGCGAGAACGGAATGATCACCCGGGTTCGTGCTGGTTTCGTGACCGATGCCATGCTGCGCCAAGCCAACGAGCTGTTCCGGGCTCCGCGGCAGATCCCGATCATCCCGCCCGGCCCGGAGGTTGAGAACCCGAAGCCGAACCGGCGGCCGCGCAAGCCCCGGCGAAAGGCCGACGAGGACCAGGACGAGACACCGCTGAAGAATCCGGGTGATTGCGAGAACCCGGACGACGGTGAACATCCGGGTCGCAAGCCGCGACGCCGTCGTCGCCCCCGGAACACCGGTCAGGACAATCCCGAGGAGTCGTCATGA
- a CDS encoding replication initiator, which translates to MTAPIMAGRLAGDVVRELATNERVCVRPIMRRVLDRQTGTETTVAIACGSRREAVCPSCAHKARVLRMHQCEEGWHLTDEPDGTDSAGITSAPQTPPEQAPDEPSPGQLVAGSRTSRSTRRRGDAPDLPRVPMDDRTVGMVYRTPEGREFRPSMFLTLTLPSYGAVRDGAPVDPASYDYRRQARDTVHLAALWDRFTKNLRRATGFNVQYFATVEPQLRLAPHIHAAVRGAISHETIRQMIASTYHQVWWPKHDEPVFVDVVPVWTGGGGYADPTTGELLPMWDEARTAASEPAHVVRFGKQHESRGIVAPSAEADRAVRYLTKYLTKSITDPLHDDENSPRRLAHILRMEAELRFEPCSPQCANWLRYGVQPDQAHPGMMPGQCPKKAHDRDHLGLGGRRVLVSRKWSGKTLTQHRADRAAVVRETLLSAGFLEPEIESMAADVTDDHGQQRYVWTDTKVPPEIYPQVIYQLIRQRRAWRDQYDQAKQAVESRSATGPDP; encoded by the coding sequence ATGACGGCGCCGATCATGGCCGGGCGTCTGGCCGGTGACGTGGTGCGCGAGCTCGCGACCAATGAGCGGGTATGTGTGCGGCCGATCATGCGGCGGGTGCTGGATCGTCAGACTGGGACTGAGACGACGGTCGCGATTGCTTGCGGGTCACGGCGAGAGGCGGTCTGCCCCTCGTGTGCTCACAAAGCGCGGGTTCTGCGGATGCACCAGTGCGAGGAAGGCTGGCACCTCACCGACGAACCGGATGGGACTGATTCCGCCGGAATCACTTCCGCTCCGCAAACGCCGCCCGAACAGGCACCAGACGAGCCCAGTCCTGGTCAGCTGGTGGCGGGGAGCCGCACATCGAGGTCGACCCGGCGTCGTGGGGATGCTCCGGATCTTCCGCGCGTACCGATGGACGATCGCACGGTGGGGATGGTCTATCGGACACCGGAGGGTCGGGAGTTTCGTCCGTCGATGTTCCTGACGCTGACGCTCCCCTCCTACGGCGCAGTACGGGACGGCGCTCCGGTGGACCCGGCGAGCTATGACTACCGTCGGCAAGCCCGGGACACGGTGCACCTGGCTGCGCTGTGGGATCGGTTCACCAAGAACCTGCGTCGGGCGACGGGGTTCAATGTGCAGTACTTCGCCACGGTGGAGCCACAGCTTCGTCTTGCCCCGCACATCCATGCCGCTGTCCGGGGTGCGATCTCGCACGAGACGATCCGTCAGATGATCGCTTCGACCTATCACCAGGTGTGGTGGCCCAAGCACGACGAACCGGTCTTCGTCGATGTTGTGCCCGTCTGGACCGGGGGCGGTGGTTATGCAGACCCCACGACAGGTGAGTTGTTACCGATGTGGGATGAGGCACGGACGGCAGCTTCGGAACCGGCACACGTGGTCCGGTTCGGCAAGCAGCACGAGTCACGCGGCATCGTGGCACCCTCGGCCGAAGCCGACCGGGCAGTGCGGTACCTGACGAAGTATCTGACAAAGTCGATCACCGATCCGCTTCATGATGACGAGAACTCGCCGCGTCGCCTCGCCCACATTCTGCGGATGGAAGCCGAACTGCGGTTCGAGCCGTGTTCGCCCCAGTGCGCGAACTGGTTGCGCTACGGCGTCCAGCCCGATCAGGCTCACCCCGGCATGATGCCCGGTCAATGCCCGAAGAAGGCCCACGACCGCGATCACCTCGGACTGGGCGGGCGCCGTGTCCTGGTGTCCCGTAAGTGGTCGGGAAAGACACTCACCCAGCATCGTGCTGATCGTGCCGCCGTCGTGCGTGAAACCTTGTTGTCCGCTGGCTTCCTCGAACCCGAGATTGAGTCGATGGCCGCCGACGTCACCGATGATCATGGTCAACAGCGCTACGTATGGACCGATACCAAGGTCCCACCAGAGATCT